A DNA window from Mya arenaria isolate MELC-2E11 chromosome 17, ASM2691426v1 contains the following coding sequences:
- the LOC128222735 gene encoding fatty acid synthase-like, with product MTSGKHRGKILLKMKDDIGILDKIPFQARVNFDPMKSYIVTGGLGGMGLELADWLSIRGARHLVLTSRSGVRTGYQKRKLQQMEVRGTKVVIAANDVSKLAEAEHLIAKLTVPLGGVFHLALVLKDGSFLDQTPEFFKQVCDPKVEGAKNLDIVTRRSSSGVNHFVVFSTLMSKIGYEGLSNYSFANSAMERIIEYRRRDNLSGLAIQYGLVGDVGVSHQRLKGQTKEIAGTTSQTIASCLEVLDHLLLQQEPVVSSFVLAEKADAGTYPTNIFSKRIFDILGMQKDQLTSTQTLENLGLDSFSALEVKQLIERKRRKISTQHVRDLTVADILAMDE from the exons ATGACGAGCGGCAAACATAGGGGAAAGATTCTTCTTAAG ATGAAGGATGACATCGGAATATTAGACAAAATACCATTTCAAGCTAGGGTAAACTTTGACCCAATGAAATCGTATATTGTTACCGGTGGTCTTGGAGGAATGGGCCTTGAATTGGCAGACTGGCTATCCATTAGAGGTGCACGCCATCTTGTTTTGACTTCCCGGTCAGGTGTTCGAACCGGGTACCAGAAGAGAAAGTTACAACAGATGGAG GTACGAGGAACGAAAGTCGTTATTGCTGCAAATGACGTCTCGAAACTAGCAGAAGCAGAACACCTCATTGCTAAACTGACAGTACCGCTTGGCGGAGTTTTCCACTTGGCATTA GTACTAAAGGACGGTTCGTTTCTTGACCAAACACCTGAGTTCTTCAAACAAGTATGTGACCCCAAAGTTGAAGGAGCAAAGAATCTGGACATAGTCACAAGACGAAGCTCATCTGGTGTAAATCACTTTGTTGTATTTTCCACGCTCATGAGTAAGATTGGATATGAAGGGCTCTCAAACTACAGTTTTGCAAACTCGGCTATGGAGAGAATTATTGAGTACAGACGACGTGACAATCTTTCAG GTTTGGCCATTCAGTACGGGTTAGTCGGAGACGTAGGAGTTTCCCATCAGAGATTGAAAGGACAGACGAAGGAGATTGCTGGCACTACCTCTCAAACCATTGCCTCATGTTTGGAAGTGCTGGACCATCTCTTACTGCAACAAGAACCTGTGGTGTCCAGCTTTGTGCTTGCGGAGAAGGCAGACGCAGGAACCTATCCCAcaaatattttctcaaaacGGATTTTTGACATTCTAG gTATGCAAAAAGACCAGCTGACTTCAACACAAACTCTTGAGAATCTCGGACTTGATTCATTCAGTGCGTTGGAAGTAAAGCAACTCATAGAAAGAAAACGTAGGAAAATCTCTACCCAGCACGTGAGAGATTTGACCGTGGCTGACATTTTGGCAATGGATGAATAG